Proteins from a genomic interval of Paenibacillus sp. FSL H8-0048:
- a CDS encoding carbohydrate ABC transporter permease: MAKRYRSAGEITFDVFNYLVLGIIGIAAILPFLFVVAGSFATEAEITKRAVFLVPTTISLDAYRFIFSTDTIVRSIGVSLYVTVIGTAVNLFFTVTMAYPMAKRYLMGRNLILNLVIFTMLFGGGMIPTYLVIRELHLLDTLNALIFPGAISAFNLIIVKNFFQELPAEMEEAARIDGCTELGLLWRIVLPLSKPVLATFTLFYAVGHWNNFFSALLYINDPSKWPLQVMLRQIVMLSQSAAGDLSSMDPNFVQPPEQSIKMAVIVVGTLPIMCVYPFLQKHFAKGVMLGSVKG; the protein is encoded by the coding sequence GTGGCTAAACGTTACCGCAGCGCCGGAGAGATTACCTTTGACGTCTTTAATTACCTGGTGCTGGGCATCATCGGGATCGCGGCCATTCTGCCGTTCCTGTTTGTCGTCGCCGGTTCCTTCGCCACCGAGGCGGAAATTACGAAGCGCGCTGTGTTTCTCGTTCCGACGACGATTTCGCTGGATGCTTACCGGTTTATTTTCTCCACAGATACCATTGTCCGCAGCATCGGGGTGTCGCTGTACGTGACGGTGATCGGGACAGCAGTCAATCTGTTCTTCACGGTTACCATGGCTTATCCGATGGCAAAGCGTTACCTGATGGGCCGCAATCTGATCCTCAATCTAGTCATCTTCACGATGCTGTTCGGGGGCGGGATGATTCCCACCTATCTGGTAATCCGCGAGCTGCATCTGCTCGATACGCTGAATGCCTTGATCTTTCCGGGGGCGATCAGCGCCTTCAACCTGATTATTGTGAAGAACTTTTTCCAGGAGCTTCCCGCCGAGATGGAGGAGGCTGCCCGTATCGACGGCTGCACGGAGCTCGGGCTGCTGTGGCGGATTGTACTGCCGCTGTCGAAGCCGGTGCTGGCGACGTTTACGCTCTTTTATGCGGTTGGACACTGGAATAACTTCTTCTCGGCGCTGCTCTACATCAATGATCCGTCCAAGTGGCCGCTGCAGGTGATGCTGCGCCAGATCGTCATGCTGTCCCAGTCGGCAGCGGGGGATCTCAGCTCCATGGACCCGAATTTCGTGCAGCCGCCCGAGCAGTCGATCAAAATGGCGGTCATCGTAGTCGGCACCCTGCCGATTATGTGCGTCTATCCGTTTCTGCAGAAGCATTTTGCCAAAGGGGTGATGCTGGGTTCAGTCAAAGGGTAA